One window of Acipenser ruthenus chromosome 45, fAciRut3.2 maternal haplotype, whole genome shotgun sequence genomic DNA carries:
- the LOC117401028 gene encoding la-related protein 4 isoform X1: protein MSSERVEVEQPPPQEQEKEAETRAESRGGDGDNRAPESGSMVTSKGAGLNPNAKVWQEIPPGGTGAAPDSANGTDSAWPDSPPEPGTYTEGYSELPADGSKAYSVMVSSLSECSSSTSPPSEHSSVNGMDPPELVFPLYEPVAGTAGGLSEEQPVPTENLRESLRMQLEFCFSRENLSKDLYLMSQMDSDQFVPIWTIASMEGIKTLTTDLDLILDVLRCSPMVQVDEKGEKVRPNHKRCIIILREVPETTPVEEVEFLFKNEKCPKVISVEFAHNNNWYITFQSDTDAQQAHRYLREDVKTFQGKPIMARIKAINTFFAKNGYRSVDSSVFSQQTPSQTPFGSQLFMQPVYSPQQQYPLYGIVPQTWTPSPTPYFETPLAPFPNSSFVNGFSSPGNYKPNGSSLNIRPPFHRNRVPLYSRKNVINNYRNHMKPPPRSSDGGPAVGGVAPLVEGLCGRSPLTPRHQGSVLGPPDQGSTYSVKEPHTPPSEQNGDCSLAGRGRKSTYRGGRRRREDERTVRPPALSEIKVQPPKFDLAATSFPPLPGSVVSTQGEPVLENRLSDVVRGISRDKQEVSKVDLVAVVQEEPVAVAATLHPATGKPASTVSNEPPQASVVLPEKKPAVEVPAPKETPRSAPPPVVMAPLPLAVSRPPRPAPSAPSTQPPAPATSPSPTAAIASNPALESRKLSYAEVCQRPPVPVTALPLRELRGNTEEPAAAPDDTTSPVAPATDKHTPQQQQPGLGKLPADSYGKPEGRSRDSYRNNGPLRGSGSGIKLREQQRRPFPSSSSSSSSSSSTRRSSPQGTGRRFIGKEQNVPPQ from the exons ATGAGTTCAGAGCGGGTCGAAGTGGAGCAGCCGCCGCCGCAGGAgcaggagaaggaggcagagaccAGAGCCGAGAGCCGAGGAGGGGACGGAGACAACCGCGCACCCGAGTCCGGCAGCATG GTAACTTCGAAAGGCGCTGGTCTGAACCCCAACGCCAAGGTTTGGCAGGAGATCCCTCCGGGCGGGACGGGAGCCGCTCCAGACTCCGCAAACGGGACGGACAGCGCCTGGCCGGACAGCCCCCCCGAACCCGGCACCTACACCGAAG GCTACTCTGAGCTCCCTGCCGATGGTAGCAAGGCGTACAGTGTGATGGTTTCCAGCCTGTccgagtgcagcagcagcaccagccctcCCTCCGAGCATTCATCGGTCAACGGCATGGACCCCCCCGAGCTCGTCTTCCCCCTGTACGAGCCGGTCGCCGGGACTG caGGTGGCTTGTCGGAGGAGCAGCCGGTCCCCACAGAGAACCTGCGCGAGTCTCTGCGGATGCAGCTGGAGTTCTGCTTCTCTCG AGAGAACTTATCCAAGGACCTGTACCTGATGTCCCAGATGGACAGCGACCAGTTCGTCCCCATTTGGACCATTGCCAGCATGGAGGGGATAAAGACCCTCACCACAGACCTGGACCTCATACTGGACGTTCTCAGAT GTTCACCGATGGTGCAAGTCGATGAGAAGGGAGAGAAAGTGAGGCCGAACCACAAGCGCTGCATAATCATTCTGAGAGAGGTTCCAGAGACCACCCCTGTCGAG gaaGTCGAATTCCTGTTTAAAAACGAGAAGTGTCCGAAGGTGATCAGTGTGGAGTTCGCTCACAATAATAACTGGTACATCACATTCCAGTCCGACACAGACGCGCAGCAG GCTCATAGATACTTAAGGGAAGATGTGAAAACATTTCAGGGGAAGCCAATCATG GCCAGGATCAAAGCCATCAACACGTTCTTTGCGAAGAACGGCTACCGCAGCGTGGACTCCAGCGTGTTCTCCCAGCAGACCCCGAGCCAGACCCCGTTCGGCTCCCAGCTCTTCATGCAGCCGGTGTACAGCCCACAGCAGCAGTACCCCCTGTACGGCATCGTGCCTCAGACGTGGACCCCCTCACCCACACCCTACTTCGAGACCCCGCTG GCCCCGTTTCCCAACAGCAGCTTTGTAAACGGATTCAGCTCTCCCGGGAATTACAAACCGAACGGCAGCTCCTTGAACATCCGACCTCCTTTCCACAGAAACCG TGTCCCACTGTATTCAAGAAAGaatgtaattaataattacaG GAACCACATGAAGCCCCCCCCTCGTTCCTCGGACGGGGGTCCCGCAGTGGGGGGAGTGGCCCCCCTGGTGGAGGGTCTGTGCGGCCGCAGCCCCCTGACCCCCCGGcaccaaggctcagtcctgggacccccgGACCAGGGCAGTACCTACTCCGTGAAGGAGCCCCACACCCCCCCCTCGGAGCAGAACGGAGACTGCAGCCTTGCAGGCAGGGGCAG AAAAAGCACTTACcgtggagggaggaggagaagagaggatGAACGAACCGTG AGGCCTCCGGCGCTCTCTGAGATCAAAGTCCAGCCCCCCAAATTCGACCTGGCGGCAACCAGCTTCCCTCCCCTCCCAGGCAGCGTGGTGAGCACCCAGGGGGAGCCAGTCCTGGAGAACAGGCTGTCGGACGTGGTGCGAGGGATCAGCAGGGACAAG CAGGAGGTCAGCAAGGTGGATTTGGTGGCTGTTGTGCAAGAGGAGCCCGTGGCCGTCGCTGCCACGCTGCACCCCGCCACAGGCAAGCCTGCGAGCACTGTCTCCAACGAGCCCCCCCAAGCAAG TGTGGTCCTGCCGGAGAAGAAGCCAGCCGTGGAGGTCCCAGCCCCCAAAGAGACGCCCCGCTCGGCCCCCCCTCCAGTGGTCATGGCCCCCCTGCCCCTCGCTGTTTCCAGACCCCCCCGGCCGGCCCCCAGCGCCCCCTCTACACAGCCCCCAGCCCCCGCCACCAGCCCCAGCCCCACTGCAGCCATCGCAAGCAACCCTGCACTG GAGTCCCGGAAACTGAGCTATGCTGAAGTGTGTCAGAGACCCCCCGTCCCCGTGACAGCGCTGCCCCTGAGGGAGCTCCGAGGCAACACTGAAGAGCCGGCCGCTGCCCCCGATGATACCACTTCCCCCGTCGCCCCCGCCACAGACAAACACActccgcagcagcagcagcctggcCTGGGTAAACTCCCTGCAGACAGCTACGGCAAGCCAGAGGGGCGATCCAGGGATTCGTACAGGAACAACGGGCCGCTGAGAGGGAGCGGCAGTGGGATCAAACTGCGGGAGCAGCAACGCCGCCCCTtcccctcctcatcctcctcctcctcctcatcctcatccacTCGCCGATCCTCTCCTCAGGGAACGGGCCGACGCTTCATCGGGAAAGAGCAGAATGTCCCGCCACAGTGA
- the LOC117401028 gene encoding la-related protein 4 isoform X4: MSSERVEVEQPPPQEQEKEAETRAESRGGDGDNRAPESGSMVTSKGAGLNPNAKVWQEIPPGGTGAAPDSANGTDSAWPDSPPEPGTYTEGYSELPADGSKAYSVMVSSLSECSSSTSPPSEHSSVNGMDPPELVFPLYEPVAGTAGGLSEEQPVPTENLRESLRMQLEFCFSRENLSKDLYLMSQMDSDQFVPIWTIASMEGIKTLTTDLDLILDVLRCSPMVQVDEKGEKVRPNHKRCIIILREVPETTPVEEVEFLFKNEKCPKVISVEFAHNNNWYITFQSDTDAQQAHRYLREDVKTFQGKPIMARIKAINTFFAKNGYRSVDSSVFSQQTPSQTPFGSQLFMQPVYSPQQQYPLYGIVPQTWTPSPTPYFETPLAPFPNSSFVNGFSSPGNYKPNGSSLNIRPPFHRNRNHMKPPPRSSDGGPAVGGVAPLVEGLCGRSPLTPRHQGSVLGPPDQGSTYSVKEPHTPPSEQNGDCSLAGRGRKSTYRGGRRRREDERTVRPPALSEIKVQPPKFDLAATSFPPLPGSVVSTQGEPVLENRLSDVVRGISRDKQEVSKVDLVAVVQEEPVAVAATLHPATGKPASTVSNEPPQASVVLPEKKPAVEVPAPKETPRSAPPPVVMAPLPLAVSRPPRPAPSAPSTQPPAPATSPSPTAAIASNPALESRKLSYAEVCQRPPVPVTALPLRELRGNTEEPAAAPDDTTSPVAPATDKHTPQQQQPGLGKLPADSYGKPEGRSRDSYRNNGPLRGSGSGIKLREQQRRPFPSSSSSSSSSSSTRRSSPQGTGRRFIGKEQNVPPQ, translated from the exons ATGAGTTCAGAGCGGGTCGAAGTGGAGCAGCCGCCGCCGCAGGAgcaggagaaggaggcagagaccAGAGCCGAGAGCCGAGGAGGGGACGGAGACAACCGCGCACCCGAGTCCGGCAGCATG GTAACTTCGAAAGGCGCTGGTCTGAACCCCAACGCCAAGGTTTGGCAGGAGATCCCTCCGGGCGGGACGGGAGCCGCTCCAGACTCCGCAAACGGGACGGACAGCGCCTGGCCGGACAGCCCCCCCGAACCCGGCACCTACACCGAAG GCTACTCTGAGCTCCCTGCCGATGGTAGCAAGGCGTACAGTGTGATGGTTTCCAGCCTGTccgagtgcagcagcagcaccagccctcCCTCCGAGCATTCATCGGTCAACGGCATGGACCCCCCCGAGCTCGTCTTCCCCCTGTACGAGCCGGTCGCCGGGACTG caGGTGGCTTGTCGGAGGAGCAGCCGGTCCCCACAGAGAACCTGCGCGAGTCTCTGCGGATGCAGCTGGAGTTCTGCTTCTCTCG AGAGAACTTATCCAAGGACCTGTACCTGATGTCCCAGATGGACAGCGACCAGTTCGTCCCCATTTGGACCATTGCCAGCATGGAGGGGATAAAGACCCTCACCACAGACCTGGACCTCATACTGGACGTTCTCAGAT GTTCACCGATGGTGCAAGTCGATGAGAAGGGAGAGAAAGTGAGGCCGAACCACAAGCGCTGCATAATCATTCTGAGAGAGGTTCCAGAGACCACCCCTGTCGAG gaaGTCGAATTCCTGTTTAAAAACGAGAAGTGTCCGAAGGTGATCAGTGTGGAGTTCGCTCACAATAATAACTGGTACATCACATTCCAGTCCGACACAGACGCGCAGCAG GCTCATAGATACTTAAGGGAAGATGTGAAAACATTTCAGGGGAAGCCAATCATG GCCAGGATCAAAGCCATCAACACGTTCTTTGCGAAGAACGGCTACCGCAGCGTGGACTCCAGCGTGTTCTCCCAGCAGACCCCGAGCCAGACCCCGTTCGGCTCCCAGCTCTTCATGCAGCCGGTGTACAGCCCACAGCAGCAGTACCCCCTGTACGGCATCGTGCCTCAGACGTGGACCCCCTCACCCACACCCTACTTCGAGACCCCGCTG GCCCCGTTTCCCAACAGCAGCTTTGTAAACGGATTCAGCTCTCCCGGGAATTACAAACCGAACGGCAGCTCCTTGAACATCCGACCTCCTTTCCACAGAAACCG GAACCACATGAAGCCCCCCCCTCGTTCCTCGGACGGGGGTCCCGCAGTGGGGGGAGTGGCCCCCCTGGTGGAGGGTCTGTGCGGCCGCAGCCCCCTGACCCCCCGGcaccaaggctcagtcctgggacccccgGACCAGGGCAGTACCTACTCCGTGAAGGAGCCCCACACCCCCCCCTCGGAGCAGAACGGAGACTGCAGCCTTGCAGGCAGGGGCAG AAAAAGCACTTACcgtggagggaggaggagaagagaggatGAACGAACCGTG AGGCCTCCGGCGCTCTCTGAGATCAAAGTCCAGCCCCCCAAATTCGACCTGGCGGCAACCAGCTTCCCTCCCCTCCCAGGCAGCGTGGTGAGCACCCAGGGGGAGCCAGTCCTGGAGAACAGGCTGTCGGACGTGGTGCGAGGGATCAGCAGGGACAAG CAGGAGGTCAGCAAGGTGGATTTGGTGGCTGTTGTGCAAGAGGAGCCCGTGGCCGTCGCTGCCACGCTGCACCCCGCCACAGGCAAGCCTGCGAGCACTGTCTCCAACGAGCCCCCCCAAGCAAG TGTGGTCCTGCCGGAGAAGAAGCCAGCCGTGGAGGTCCCAGCCCCCAAAGAGACGCCCCGCTCGGCCCCCCCTCCAGTGGTCATGGCCCCCCTGCCCCTCGCTGTTTCCAGACCCCCCCGGCCGGCCCCCAGCGCCCCCTCTACACAGCCCCCAGCCCCCGCCACCAGCCCCAGCCCCACTGCAGCCATCGCAAGCAACCCTGCACTG GAGTCCCGGAAACTGAGCTATGCTGAAGTGTGTCAGAGACCCCCCGTCCCCGTGACAGCGCTGCCCCTGAGGGAGCTCCGAGGCAACACTGAAGAGCCGGCCGCTGCCCCCGATGATACCACTTCCCCCGTCGCCCCCGCCACAGACAAACACActccgcagcagcagcagcctggcCTGGGTAAACTCCCTGCAGACAGCTACGGCAAGCCAGAGGGGCGATCCAGGGATTCGTACAGGAACAACGGGCCGCTGAGAGGGAGCGGCAGTGGGATCAAACTGCGGGAGCAGCAACGCCGCCCCTtcccctcctcatcctcctcctcctcctcatcctcatccacTCGCCGATCCTCTCCTCAGGGAACGGGCCGACGCTTCATCGGGAAAGAGCAGAATGTCCCGCCACAGTGA
- the LOC117401028 gene encoding la-related protein 4 isoform X2, with protein sequence MSSERVEVEQPPPQEQEKEAETRAESRGGDGDNRAPESGSMVTSKGAGLNPNAKVWQEIPPGGTGAAPDSANGTDSAWPDSPPEPGTYTEGYSELPADGSKAYSVMVSSLSECSSSTSPPSEHSSVNGMDPPELVFPLYEPVAGTAGGLSEEQPVPTENLRESLRMQLEFCFSRENLSKDLYLMSQMDSDQFVPIWTIASMEGIKTLTTDLDLILDVLRCSPMVQVDEKGEKVRPNHKRCIIILREVPETTPVEEVEFLFKNEKCPKVISVEFAHNNNWYITFQSDTDAQQAHRYLREDVKTFQGKPIMARIKAINTFFAKNGYRSVDSSVFSQQTPSQTPFGSQLFMQPVYSPQQQYPLYGIVPQTWTPSPTPYFETPLAPFPNSSFVNGFSSPGNYKPNGSSLNIRPPFHRNRVPLYSRKNVINNYRNHMKPPPRSSDGGPAVGGVAPLVEGLCGRSPLTPRHQGSVLGPPDQGSTYSVKEPHTPPSEQNGDCSLAGRGRKSTYRGGRRRREDERTVRPPALSEIKVQPPKFDLAATSFPPLPGSVVSTQGEPVLENRLSDVVRGISRDKEVSKVDLVAVVQEEPVAVAATLHPATGKPASTVSNEPPQASVVLPEKKPAVEVPAPKETPRSAPPPVVMAPLPLAVSRPPRPAPSAPSTQPPAPATSPSPTAAIASNPALESRKLSYAEVCQRPPVPVTALPLRELRGNTEEPAAAPDDTTSPVAPATDKHTPQQQQPGLGKLPADSYGKPEGRSRDSYRNNGPLRGSGSGIKLREQQRRPFPSSSSSSSSSSSTRRSSPQGTGRRFIGKEQNVPPQ encoded by the exons ATGAGTTCAGAGCGGGTCGAAGTGGAGCAGCCGCCGCCGCAGGAgcaggagaaggaggcagagaccAGAGCCGAGAGCCGAGGAGGGGACGGAGACAACCGCGCACCCGAGTCCGGCAGCATG GTAACTTCGAAAGGCGCTGGTCTGAACCCCAACGCCAAGGTTTGGCAGGAGATCCCTCCGGGCGGGACGGGAGCCGCTCCAGACTCCGCAAACGGGACGGACAGCGCCTGGCCGGACAGCCCCCCCGAACCCGGCACCTACACCGAAG GCTACTCTGAGCTCCCTGCCGATGGTAGCAAGGCGTACAGTGTGATGGTTTCCAGCCTGTccgagtgcagcagcagcaccagccctcCCTCCGAGCATTCATCGGTCAACGGCATGGACCCCCCCGAGCTCGTCTTCCCCCTGTACGAGCCGGTCGCCGGGACTG caGGTGGCTTGTCGGAGGAGCAGCCGGTCCCCACAGAGAACCTGCGCGAGTCTCTGCGGATGCAGCTGGAGTTCTGCTTCTCTCG AGAGAACTTATCCAAGGACCTGTACCTGATGTCCCAGATGGACAGCGACCAGTTCGTCCCCATTTGGACCATTGCCAGCATGGAGGGGATAAAGACCCTCACCACAGACCTGGACCTCATACTGGACGTTCTCAGAT GTTCACCGATGGTGCAAGTCGATGAGAAGGGAGAGAAAGTGAGGCCGAACCACAAGCGCTGCATAATCATTCTGAGAGAGGTTCCAGAGACCACCCCTGTCGAG gaaGTCGAATTCCTGTTTAAAAACGAGAAGTGTCCGAAGGTGATCAGTGTGGAGTTCGCTCACAATAATAACTGGTACATCACATTCCAGTCCGACACAGACGCGCAGCAG GCTCATAGATACTTAAGGGAAGATGTGAAAACATTTCAGGGGAAGCCAATCATG GCCAGGATCAAAGCCATCAACACGTTCTTTGCGAAGAACGGCTACCGCAGCGTGGACTCCAGCGTGTTCTCCCAGCAGACCCCGAGCCAGACCCCGTTCGGCTCCCAGCTCTTCATGCAGCCGGTGTACAGCCCACAGCAGCAGTACCCCCTGTACGGCATCGTGCCTCAGACGTGGACCCCCTCACCCACACCCTACTTCGAGACCCCGCTG GCCCCGTTTCCCAACAGCAGCTTTGTAAACGGATTCAGCTCTCCCGGGAATTACAAACCGAACGGCAGCTCCTTGAACATCCGACCTCCTTTCCACAGAAACCG TGTCCCACTGTATTCAAGAAAGaatgtaattaataattacaG GAACCACATGAAGCCCCCCCCTCGTTCCTCGGACGGGGGTCCCGCAGTGGGGGGAGTGGCCCCCCTGGTGGAGGGTCTGTGCGGCCGCAGCCCCCTGACCCCCCGGcaccaaggctcagtcctgggacccccgGACCAGGGCAGTACCTACTCCGTGAAGGAGCCCCACACCCCCCCCTCGGAGCAGAACGGAGACTGCAGCCTTGCAGGCAGGGGCAG AAAAAGCACTTACcgtggagggaggaggagaagagaggatGAACGAACCGTG AGGCCTCCGGCGCTCTCTGAGATCAAAGTCCAGCCCCCCAAATTCGACCTGGCGGCAACCAGCTTCCCTCCCCTCCCAGGCAGCGTGGTGAGCACCCAGGGGGAGCCAGTCCTGGAGAACAGGCTGTCGGACGTGGTGCGAGGGATCAGCAGGGACAAG GAGGTCAGCAAGGTGGATTTGGTGGCTGTTGTGCAAGAGGAGCCCGTGGCCGTCGCTGCCACGCTGCACCCCGCCACAGGCAAGCCTGCGAGCACTGTCTCCAACGAGCCCCCCCAAGCAAG TGTGGTCCTGCCGGAGAAGAAGCCAGCCGTGGAGGTCCCAGCCCCCAAAGAGACGCCCCGCTCGGCCCCCCCTCCAGTGGTCATGGCCCCCCTGCCCCTCGCTGTTTCCAGACCCCCCCGGCCGGCCCCCAGCGCCCCCTCTACACAGCCCCCAGCCCCCGCCACCAGCCCCAGCCCCACTGCAGCCATCGCAAGCAACCCTGCACTG GAGTCCCGGAAACTGAGCTATGCTGAAGTGTGTCAGAGACCCCCCGTCCCCGTGACAGCGCTGCCCCTGAGGGAGCTCCGAGGCAACACTGAAGAGCCGGCCGCTGCCCCCGATGATACCACTTCCCCCGTCGCCCCCGCCACAGACAAACACActccgcagcagcagcagcctggcCTGGGTAAACTCCCTGCAGACAGCTACGGCAAGCCAGAGGGGCGATCCAGGGATTCGTACAGGAACAACGGGCCGCTGAGAGGGAGCGGCAGTGGGATCAAACTGCGGGAGCAGCAACGCCGCCCCTtcccctcctcatcctcctcctcctcctcatcctcatccacTCGCCGATCCTCTCCTCAGGGAACGGGCCGACGCTTCATCGGGAAAGAGCAGAATGTCCCGCCACAGTGA
- the LOC117401028 gene encoding la-related protein 4 isoform X3 — MSSERVEVEQPPPQEQEKEAETRAESRGGDGDNRAPESGSMVTSKGAGLNPNAKVWQEIPPGGTGAAPDSANGTDSAWPDSPPEPGTYTEGYSELPADGSKAYSVMVSSLSECSSSTSPPSEHSSVNGMDPPELVFPLYEPVAGTGGLSEEQPVPTENLRESLRMQLEFCFSRENLSKDLYLMSQMDSDQFVPIWTIASMEGIKTLTTDLDLILDVLRCSPMVQVDEKGEKVRPNHKRCIIILREVPETTPVEEVEFLFKNEKCPKVISVEFAHNNNWYITFQSDTDAQQAHRYLREDVKTFQGKPIMARIKAINTFFAKNGYRSVDSSVFSQQTPSQTPFGSQLFMQPVYSPQQQYPLYGIVPQTWTPSPTPYFETPLAPFPNSSFVNGFSSPGNYKPNGSSLNIRPPFHRNRVPLYSRKNVINNYRNHMKPPPRSSDGGPAVGGVAPLVEGLCGRSPLTPRHQGSVLGPPDQGSTYSVKEPHTPPSEQNGDCSLAGRGRKSTYRGGRRRREDERTVRPPALSEIKVQPPKFDLAATSFPPLPGSVVSTQGEPVLENRLSDVVRGISRDKQEVSKVDLVAVVQEEPVAVAATLHPATGKPASTVSNEPPQASVVLPEKKPAVEVPAPKETPRSAPPPVVMAPLPLAVSRPPRPAPSAPSTQPPAPATSPSPTAAIASNPALESRKLSYAEVCQRPPVPVTALPLRELRGNTEEPAAAPDDTTSPVAPATDKHTPQQQQPGLGKLPADSYGKPEGRSRDSYRNNGPLRGSGSGIKLREQQRRPFPSSSSSSSSSSSTRRSSPQGTGRRFIGKEQNVPPQ; from the exons ATGAGTTCAGAGCGGGTCGAAGTGGAGCAGCCGCCGCCGCAGGAgcaggagaaggaggcagagaccAGAGCCGAGAGCCGAGGAGGGGACGGAGACAACCGCGCACCCGAGTCCGGCAGCATG GTAACTTCGAAAGGCGCTGGTCTGAACCCCAACGCCAAGGTTTGGCAGGAGATCCCTCCGGGCGGGACGGGAGCCGCTCCAGACTCCGCAAACGGGACGGACAGCGCCTGGCCGGACAGCCCCCCCGAACCCGGCACCTACACCGAAG GCTACTCTGAGCTCCCTGCCGATGGTAGCAAGGCGTACAGTGTGATGGTTTCCAGCCTGTccgagtgcagcagcagcaccagccctcCCTCCGAGCATTCATCGGTCAACGGCATGGACCCCCCCGAGCTCGTCTTCCCCCTGTACGAGCCGGTCGCCGGGACTG GTGGCTTGTCGGAGGAGCAGCCGGTCCCCACAGAGAACCTGCGCGAGTCTCTGCGGATGCAGCTGGAGTTCTGCTTCTCTCG AGAGAACTTATCCAAGGACCTGTACCTGATGTCCCAGATGGACAGCGACCAGTTCGTCCCCATTTGGACCATTGCCAGCATGGAGGGGATAAAGACCCTCACCACAGACCTGGACCTCATACTGGACGTTCTCAGAT GTTCACCGATGGTGCAAGTCGATGAGAAGGGAGAGAAAGTGAGGCCGAACCACAAGCGCTGCATAATCATTCTGAGAGAGGTTCCAGAGACCACCCCTGTCGAG gaaGTCGAATTCCTGTTTAAAAACGAGAAGTGTCCGAAGGTGATCAGTGTGGAGTTCGCTCACAATAATAACTGGTACATCACATTCCAGTCCGACACAGACGCGCAGCAG GCTCATAGATACTTAAGGGAAGATGTGAAAACATTTCAGGGGAAGCCAATCATG GCCAGGATCAAAGCCATCAACACGTTCTTTGCGAAGAACGGCTACCGCAGCGTGGACTCCAGCGTGTTCTCCCAGCAGACCCCGAGCCAGACCCCGTTCGGCTCCCAGCTCTTCATGCAGCCGGTGTACAGCCCACAGCAGCAGTACCCCCTGTACGGCATCGTGCCTCAGACGTGGACCCCCTCACCCACACCCTACTTCGAGACCCCGCTG GCCCCGTTTCCCAACAGCAGCTTTGTAAACGGATTCAGCTCTCCCGGGAATTACAAACCGAACGGCAGCTCCTTGAACATCCGACCTCCTTTCCACAGAAACCG TGTCCCACTGTATTCAAGAAAGaatgtaattaataattacaG GAACCACATGAAGCCCCCCCCTCGTTCCTCGGACGGGGGTCCCGCAGTGGGGGGAGTGGCCCCCCTGGTGGAGGGTCTGTGCGGCCGCAGCCCCCTGACCCCCCGGcaccaaggctcagtcctgggacccccgGACCAGGGCAGTACCTACTCCGTGAAGGAGCCCCACACCCCCCCCTCGGAGCAGAACGGAGACTGCAGCCTTGCAGGCAGGGGCAG AAAAAGCACTTACcgtggagggaggaggagaagagaggatGAACGAACCGTG AGGCCTCCGGCGCTCTCTGAGATCAAAGTCCAGCCCCCCAAATTCGACCTGGCGGCAACCAGCTTCCCTCCCCTCCCAGGCAGCGTGGTGAGCACCCAGGGGGAGCCAGTCCTGGAGAACAGGCTGTCGGACGTGGTGCGAGGGATCAGCAGGGACAAG CAGGAGGTCAGCAAGGTGGATTTGGTGGCTGTTGTGCAAGAGGAGCCCGTGGCCGTCGCTGCCACGCTGCACCCCGCCACAGGCAAGCCTGCGAGCACTGTCTCCAACGAGCCCCCCCAAGCAAG TGTGGTCCTGCCGGAGAAGAAGCCAGCCGTGGAGGTCCCAGCCCCCAAAGAGACGCCCCGCTCGGCCCCCCCTCCAGTGGTCATGGCCCCCCTGCCCCTCGCTGTTTCCAGACCCCCCCGGCCGGCCCCCAGCGCCCCCTCTACACAGCCCCCAGCCCCCGCCACCAGCCCCAGCCCCACTGCAGCCATCGCAAGCAACCCTGCACTG GAGTCCCGGAAACTGAGCTATGCTGAAGTGTGTCAGAGACCCCCCGTCCCCGTGACAGCGCTGCCCCTGAGGGAGCTCCGAGGCAACACTGAAGAGCCGGCCGCTGCCCCCGATGATACCACTTCCCCCGTCGCCCCCGCCACAGACAAACACActccgcagcagcagcagcctggcCTGGGTAAACTCCCTGCAGACAGCTACGGCAAGCCAGAGGGGCGATCCAGGGATTCGTACAGGAACAACGGGCCGCTGAGAGGGAGCGGCAGTGGGATCAAACTGCGGGAGCAGCAACGCCGCCCCTtcccctcctcatcctcctcctcctcctcatcctcatccacTCGCCGATCCTCTCCTCAGGGAACGGGCCGACGCTTCATCGGGAAAGAGCAGAATGTCCCGCCACAGTGA